The sequence below is a genomic window from Bombus affinis isolate iyBomAffi1 chromosome 13, iyBomAffi1.2, whole genome shotgun sequence.
GGTgaagttaaaaataaaaagaaaaagaagatgcaAGTTGCAAAAgttgaaaatgaagaaaatgatGTGAAAGAAGAATTATAAACTATTCCAaaaaattattatcatcattattattattgttattactataATTTATGAATCAAACACTTTTAATTcataatagaaaaattaatggcaacatataaaaaagataaagtgatttagaaaatataagtagaataatattatgtaataatattttctgAAGCCAGTTTTTTCTATTACATGAATGTGTGCAGATAGTCTTTTGTATACAGAATCTCTATTTCCATCTTTCTTGTGCCTACGCTGTTCTTCATACTTTAATTGTTGTTTGAAAAATATAGCGTTCTTGATAAATTCTAAGGTGTTCTCAAAACTCTTCCCAGCACCATGCATTGTCTTAATAGCACTTACAGCATACTCTACATCATAACACCTGCCTAAAAGTTGCTGTTGAAGTGTAAGCACTTCTACTCGTTTATCCACCATAGGAGGCAATGCCTTCCTTACATGTTCCTGAAGTCTATAAAATGCAAGCGATGGTTCATTTGCAACTATATGCATGTTTTCAGATATACGTTCAGTTGCTGAAATGTTAAAAAATGAGATTAATGATAATCTAAATGTATTTGGTGATATAAGTATACAGAATCCTAACTTTTTTTAACCTTCGTCTCTAATTCTTGATCTGGTTGATATATTTTTGCAGTCATCGTATAAATACTgcaaatattgtataaataataagtTACGAAgaatttataagttataaatatacaaaattcaaaaattaaatCAATTTAATCAATGAAAAATTCTGTTTTCCTATTTTATGATATACTGAGAATATTCGACACAATTTCTTTATTGTTATTaatgtatgatatataatattacaaataaattaattaaattttccgtATCAATCAAATTTTTGTATACATTCAACAAAACATTAGTTTGTTTTCACCGCCATTTTATTAAACACTCGTTGCCGGAAATTAACTGCTAACAAAACTGTTTTCTTTTgacgaaatataatatctggTAATATAGAAGTGTATACTGTTGGTACTGCTCTCAAACATATGCAAGTTGAACTTGGCTTTGTTGGCATTATGTTTAATGATTATAGATATGTagattagaaaatttaaaatactcAATACATCCATAACTCAAAACATATCTATATATTGTTCAAGTATTTGATGCGGCTAATATAGCTAGGAGAAAGTTAGGACTTGAAAAACAacattatttgaaaatttgtatcaTTCTTCAGATAATAGATCTGGATAGTAGATATTTAGAGAAAGTAAGAAAATTTTTGATTGATAAAACTTGATTTATGATTGAACGAAGATTTAGGAAGAAAATCTCAAAGATATTATAGATCTCTGTAAGAATAGAGAcatcaaaaaagaaagaaaaatttttcaaatcaatatttttatatatattaaataataaacattTTGAGTCActtgtttttttaataaaagttaTTTTTGCCATACTTAGAGATCTTTAATTTTTTGCGCACTTTATCTTATAGAATGGCTCAGTGCTCCATGGGCACCAACTCATGTGAAAAAGCCCTTAGGAAACTAttgaataataatcttaaaatgtTTACGATGTCCAAGCTTCCATAATTATAAGTGTAATCATTATTCCCGGTCCTTTCATGTACGTcatataaaaattctaaatatatttgatataatgttaataaaagGAAATACAGATATGAGTAAATGTGAGCTAGAAGTGTCATAGATGTGAATGAATAATTCGAATCATTCCATAATCATACAGTTCCTCTAAACGATTACCATAGTTTTGTGAacttataattgttataatgtacATTCTAACGCAAATATTTTTGACGCATTTATTATTTTCGTATCTTGTAATTGGTTGTCCGGAAGAGGAACAAGGTGTTAAGTATGCAAATAAATGCGAAGGTaactacatatatacatacgtgtagtgtacattgataaatttttataaatgtacaTAGAAAGCAATGCATATAATTGTTTTGTTATAGTTTGCAAAGTTGTGGCTATCGAATTAGAAGCTAAGTTAACTAGTAATGAAACTGGTAAAACGCACGATGTACTTGAAATTGGATATTCTGTTGATGTTTCACCCAAGAGGAAAATGCAATACAAAAAatcgtaaatataaaatatatttttaaaaacgcaATATTCTATGTGTTCGTAAATTCTAGTTTACATTGGTTTTGTTATGTTTAGAGAATTACGTTTAGTAGAAAGTATGAAAAATCTGTGTGAACGTATGTTGGAATATAATATTCACAAGGAACGTGAAGATAGTACACGATTTGCCAAGGGAATGAGTCAAACATTTAAAACACTTCATGGACTTGTGTAagttataatttaaaaacaagGAGTTTGAACTTAAAGTACCattagaaataattatattatatttacatagGCATAAAGGTGTCAAAGTTGATCTAGGAATCCCATATGAATTATGGGATAAACCATCTGTTGAAATTACTACTTTAAAATCACAATGTgaagatttaattgaaaatcaTGAGTCTGATATTGAAGACTGGTATCATAACTATCAAGGAAAAGTTTCATTAACTAGGtactaatttattattattagttatattttatatttaggtTTTATTTATTGAGTTTAATTCCATTAAATAATATGATTTTCATCCTATTAGGTATTTGTGTTCAGAAAGAGTATTAAAGAATGATAATGATTCTTGTCTGAAAGAAAAAGGTGATACTAGTGGTgaagttaaaaataaaaagaaaaagaagatgcaAGTTGCAAAAgttgaaaatgaagaaaatgatGTGAAAGAAGAATTATAAACTATTCCAaaaaattattatcatcattattattattgttattactataATTTATGAATCAAACACTTTTAATTcataatagaaaaattaatggcaacatataaaaaagataaagtgatttagaaaatataagtagaataatattatgtaataatattttccGAAGCCAGTTTTTTCTATTACATGAATGTGTGCAGATAGTCTTTTGTATACAGAATCT
It includes:
- the LOC126923688 gene encoding protein canopy homolog 3-like; the protein is MYILTQIFLTHLLFSYLVIGCPEEEQGVKYANKCEVCKVVAIELEAKLTSNETVYIGFVMFRELRLVESMKNLCERMLEYNIHKEREDSTRFAKGMSQTFKTLHGLVHKGVKVDLGIPYELWDKPSVEITTLKSQCEDLIENHESDIEDWYHNYQGKVSLTRYLCSERVLKNDNDSCLKEKGDTSGEVKNKKKKKMQVAKVENEENDVKEEL
- the LOC126923687 gene encoding BLOC-1-related complex subunit 8 homolog; the encoded protein is MTAKIYQPDQELETKVKKTTERISENMHIVANEPSLAFYRLQEHVRKALPPMVDKRVEVLTLQQQLLGRCYDVEYAVSAIKTMHGAGKSFENTLEFIKNAIFFKQQLKYEEQRRHKKDGNRDSVYKRLSAHIHCLIHKL